The Vibrio aphrogenes genomic interval TCACTTTCACCGGCGTTCCTTCAACGGCTGTCGGTTGCGCCAGTTTTTGTGCATCCAACTCACGTTGTGCGGTGTTGATACTGCGAGTTAACATATCATAGCGTTCATCATTTTTACCGATTTTGGCTTGCAGTTGCTTCCAATAATCAATGGCTTGACCATAATCTCCATTCTCATAAGCACTAAAGGCCAACAAAGAATACACTCGTAAATCCACATTCGGTTGTTTGATCAGGCTCTCTAAAATACCATCTGCTTTTTGTAAATCGGCAGGATCCGATGAAAACATTAACGCTTGCGCTAGGCTTAATTGGATATCATTATTGCCAGGCATTAATTTATCGGCTTTATTTAATGCACCAATCGCGGTTTCAATATCACGGTTAGCCAAGCCAATACGGCCAAGTAATACCCAACCCGTCGCATCTTGTTCGTTATATTGTAAACGAGAACGCAATGCCAATGTCAGATCATCCATTTCTTGATCGGTTAATTCCACCCCATTTGGATTCATTAACTTTTGCGATAACAGTGGCAGATTATTTTCTACTTGCTGCCAATGTGCCACTTTAGAATGCGCACCATACAAGCTATAAACACCGTAAGACACCACCGCCATAAAAAGCACTAAAGGCCATACTAGCCACTTCATAGAAGAAGCATTACTGGTTGAGCTTGATGCATTACTGGGAATATCGTCCAGTAAAGACTGTTTCAAGTCGATAACC includes:
- the ccmI gene encoding c-type cytochrome biogenesis protein CcmI — encoded protein: MMAFWIGTVLLLIVSCALIVYPLLKPKEVDEATQRDDLNKAFFKDRLAELESEDQAGIVGNKDDLVIDLKQSLLDDIPSNASSSTSNASSMKWLVWPLVLFMAVVSYGVYSLYGAHSKVAHWQQVENNLPLLSQKLMNPNGVELTDQEMDDLTLALRSRLQYNEQDATGWVLLGRIGLANRDIETAIGALNKADKLMPGNNDIQLSLAQALMFSSDPADLQKADGILESLIKQPNVDLRVYSLLAFSAYENGDYGQAIDYWKQLQAKIGKNDERYDMLTRSINTAQRELDAQKLAQPTAVEGTPVKVSISIAPQVTLPKTGVLIVSIHTADGSPMPVAAGRYPINRFPMTVVLDDRNSMIESRKLSSLTDIIVRARIDTDGNVATKEGDWHGESLVIHLGDDAVVSIDQQY